In Zunongwangia sp. HGR-M22, the sequence ATTAGTTGTAGATTTGCAACCGCTTTCAGAGAAAGCGACACGGTTCTTAACACGCTGAATAACTAAGAAATACCGATTGGGGTTTGGTTAAGGTTCGAGTCCTTAATTTCTATCGAAGGGAAGTAATTCCCGGACTTTTAAATGAGTTCATTGACATATTGAATTGACAAACGACATTTTTTAATAGTACTGTATGGTATTATAAAAAAAATGGAAGTGTAGAATTAAGAATTAAGACTAGAGAGTCGTCTTTTGAGCTTTAAACTTCTTATTTATATAAGAACGCAAACTTAAGATTTGATTGTTACATATTAATGAAACAACGATGAAGAGTTTGATCCTGGCTCAGGATGAACGCTAGCGGCAGGCTTAACACATGCAAGTCGAGGGGTAACAGGGGAAAGCTTGCTTTTCTGCTGACGACCGGCGCACGGGTGCGTAACGCGTATGCAATCTACCTCTTACTGAGGGATAGCCCATGGAAACGTGGATTAATACCTCATAGTATTATGAATTAGCATTGATTTGTAATTAAAGGTTACGGTAAGAGATGAGCATGCGTCCTATTAGCTAGATGGTAAGGTAACGGCTTACCATGGCAACGATAGGTAGGGGTCCTGAGAGGGAGATCCCCCACACTGGTACTGAGACACGGACCAGACTCCTACGGGAGGCAGCAGTGAGGAATATTGGACAATGGGCGAGAGCCTGATCCAGCCATGCCGCGTGCAGGAAGACTGCCCTATGGGTTGTAAACTGCTTTTACAGAGGAAGAAACCCCTTTACGTGTAAAGGGCTGACGGTACTCTGCGAATAAGGATCGGCTAACTCCGTGCCAGCAGCCGCGGTAATACGGAGGATCCAAGCGTTATCCGGAATCATTGGGTTTAAAGGGTCCGTAGGCGGATTTATAAGTCAGTGGTGAAAGTCTTCCGCTTAACGGGAGAACTGCCATTGATACTGTAGATCTTGAATTATTATGAAGTGGTTAGAATGTGTAGTGTAGCGGTGAAATGCATAGATATTACACAGAATACCGATTGCGAAGGCAGATCACTAATAATATATTGACGCTGATGGACGAAAGCGTAGGTAGCGAACAGGATTAGATACCCTGGTAGTCTACGCCGTAAACGATGGTTACTAGCTGTCCGGCCCAATTGAGGGCTGGGTGGTTAAGCGAAAGTGATAAGTAACCCACCTGGGGAGTACGTTCGCAAGAATGAAACTCAAAGGAATTGACGGGGGCCCGCACAAGCGGTGGAGCATGTGGTTTAATTCGATGATACGCGAGGAACCTTACCAGGGCTTAAATGCAGTCTGACGTATTTGGAAACAGATATTTCTTCGGACAGATTGCAAGGTGCTGCATGGTTGTCGTCAGCTCGTGCCGTGAGGTGTCAGGTTAAGTCCTATAACGAGCGCAACCCCTGTGGTTAGTTGCCAGCACGTAATGGTGGGAACTCTAGCCAGACTGCCGGTGCAAACCGTGAGGAAGGTGGGGATGACGTCAAATCATCACGGCCCTTACGTCCTGGGCCACACACGTGCTACAATGGTAGGGACAGAGAGCAGCCACTTCGCGAGAAGGAGCGAATCTATAAACCCTATCACAGTTCGGATCGTAGTCTGCAACTCGACTACGTGAAGCTGGAATCGCTAGTAATCGCATATCAGCCATGATGCGGTGAATACGTTCCCGGGCCTTGTACACACCGCCCGTCAAGCCATGGAAGCTGGGGGTACCTGAAGTCCGTTACCGCAAGGAGCGGCCTAGGGTAAAACTAGTAACTGGGGCTAAGTCGTAACAAGGTAGCCGTACCGGAAGGTGCGGCTGGAACACCTCCTTTCTAGAGCAGAACCTTATTTTAGAATAAGGAACTGGCAATTAGATTTAGGGAAGTTCAAAAGCAAGTCCTTTTGGTCTTGATTCTTAATTTGTCAATTTGATTATATGGACAGTCTCATAGCTCAGCTGGTTAGAGCGCTACACTGATAATGTAGAGGTCGGCAGTTCGAGTCTGCCTGAGACTACTTTAAAGAAGTACTTGGAGGGCGAGAGTTTAAAAGTATATGTTCTTACAGATTTATTGAAAGGAAATTTTAGAGGTTAAGTAGCCGTTATAAGTACTGTTAACTGATAACTGGTTAACTGATCACTAAAAACGGGGGATTAGCTCAGCTGGCTAGAGCGCCTGCCTTGCACGCAGGAGGTCATCGGTTCGACTCCGATATTCTCCACCAGGCAATGCTTGGAGATTTGAAAGATAATCTTCATGGTTTGCAGTGGGAAGCATAGATTGTTTATACGTCTATCGCGACTCGCGATCGTTCATTGACATATTGAGAAATAAAGAATACGAGAAACTAACGCTTATTATGCGATAGAGTTTTTAAAAATTCTAAAGTAATAATAGCACAATAAAATAGTTGACAATCATTTAGCAAAGATGATTGTCGCGAGCATATTAGGTAAAAAGCATACAAGCTTATTAAGGGCGTATGGGGAATGCCTAGGCTCTCAGAGGCGAAGAAGGACGTGATAAGCTGCGAAAAGCTATGGGGAGTGGCACATACACATTGATCCGTAGATATCCGAATGGGGCAACCCACTTAATTGAAGATTAAGTATCCGCAAGGAGGCGAACCCGGAGAACTGAAACATCTAAGTACCCGGAGGAAGAGAAAACAAAAGTGATTACGCTAGTAGCGGCGAGCGAACGCGTATTAGCCCAAACCATATAGTTTACGGACTATTTGGGGTTGTAGGACTACAATATTTGATGCATGCAGAATTAGAATCCTTTGGAAAGAGGAACCATAGAGGGTGATAGTCCCGTATAGGTAATAAATGTTATTGATAGTAGTATCCTGAGTAGTGCGGGGCACGTGAAACCCTGTATGAATCCGGCGGGACCATCCGCCAAGGCTAAATACTCCTGAGAGACCGATAGTGAACCAGTACCGTGAGGGAAAGGTGAAAAGAACCCTGAACAAGGGAGTGAAATAGATCCTGAAACCATACGCTTACAAGCGGTCGGAGCCCTTTGGGGTGACGGCGTGCCTTTTGCATAATGAGCCTACGAGTTACCGTTGCCAGCAAGGTTAAGCACTTCAGGTGTGGAGCCGTAGCGAAAGCGAGTCTGAATAGGGCGCATTAGTTGGTCATGGTAGACGCGAAACCGTGTGATCTACCCTTGGGCAGGTTGAAGCTGTGGTAACACATAGTGGAGGACCGAACCCGTTGACGTTGAAAAGTCTTGGGATGACCTGAGGGTAGGGGTGAAAGGCCAATCAAACTCGGAAATAGCTCGTACTCCCCGAAATGCATTTAGGTGCAGCGGTATAATAGTTTTATAGAGGTAGAGCTACTGATTGGATGCGGGGGCTTCACCGCCTACCAATTCCTGACAAACTCCGAATGCTATAAAATGTTTTATATCAGTGAGGGCATGGGTGCTAAGGTCCGTGTCCGAGAGGGAAAGAACCCAGACCATCAGCTAAGGTCCCCAAATATATGTTAAGTTGAATAAACGCGGTTGAACTGCTTAGACAGCTAGGATGTTGGCTTGGAAGCAGCCATTCATTTAAAGAGTGCGTAACAGCTCACTAGTCGAGCGGTTCGGCATGGATAATAATCGGGCATAAACATATTACCGAAGCTATGGATTTACAACAAGAGTTGTAAGTGGTAGGGGAGCATTGTAACAACGTAGAAGGTGTATCGCGAGGTATATTGGAGTGGTTACAAAAGAAAATGTAGGCATAAGTAACGATAATGCGGGCGAGAAACCCGCACACCGAAAGACTAAGGTTTCCTCAGCTATGCTAATCAGCTGAGGGTTAGTCGGGTCCTAAGGCGAACCCGAAAGGGGTAGTCGATGGCCAAGCAGTTAATATTCTGCTACTTGCCCCACGTTAAAGCGGACGGAGGCGAAAAGTTGGTGCGTACTGACGGAATAGTACGTTGAATCCAGTGGTAACACGGAGATAGTACACAAAAGCTACGGCCGGCGTGATAATCCAGCGGATCGACTTCCAAGAAAAGCGAGTGGTGGCAACCCGTACCGTAAACCGACACAGGTAGTTGGGATGAGAATTCTAAGGTGCTCGAGAGATTCATGGCTAAGGAACTAGGCAAAATGGGCCCGTAACTTCGGGAGAAGGGTCGCCCACAGCAATGTGGGCCGCAGTGAAGAGGTCCAGGCGACTGTTTATCAAAAACACAGGACTCTGCTAAATCGAAAGATGATGTATAGGGTCTGACACCTGCCCGGTGCCGGAAGGTTAAGAGGAGATGTTCGCCTTTGGCAAAGCATTGAATTGAAGCCCCGGTAAACGGCGGCCGTAACTATAACGGTCCTAAGGTAGCGAAATTCCTTGTCGGGTAAGTTCCGACCTGCACGAATGGTGCAACGATCTGGACACTGTCTCAGCCATGAGCTCGGTGAAATTGTAGTATCGGTGAAGATGCCGATTACCCGCTACGGGACGAAAAGACCCCGTGCACCTTTACTATAGCTTAGTATTGACTTTGGACAAGTGATGTGTAGGATAGGTGGGAGACTTTGAAGCTGCGTCGCCAGGCGTGGTGGAGTCATTGTTGAAATACCACCCTTTACTTGTTTGAAGCCTAACTTCGATAAGAAGGACAGTGCTTGGTGGGTAGTTTGACTGGGGTGGTCGCCTCCAAAAGAGTAACGGAGGCTTCTAAAGGTTCCCTCAGCACGCTTGGTAACCGTGCGTAGAGTGCAATGGCATAAGGGAGCTTGACTGAGAGACCTACAAGTCGATCAGGTACGAAAGTAGAGCATAGTGATCCGGTGGCGCCGCATGGAAGGGCCATCGCTCAAAGGATAAAAGGTACGCCGGGGATAACAGGCTGATCTCCCCCAAGAGCTCACATCGACGGGGGGGTTTGGCACCTCGATGTCGGCTCGTCACATCCTGGGGCTGGAGAAGGTCCCAAGGGTTGGGCTGTTCGCCCATTAAAGTGGCACGCGAGCTGGGTTCAGAACGTCGTGAGACAGTTCGGTCTCTATCTGTAGTGGGCGTTAGAAATTTGAGTGGACCTGACTCTAGTACGAGAGGACCGAGTTGGACTAACCTCTGGTGTATCTGTTGTTCCGCCAGGAGCATTGCAGAGTAGCTACGTTGGGAAGGGATAAGCGCTGAAAGCATATAAGCGCGAAACCCACCACAAGATGAGATTTCTTTAAAGGACCGTGGGAGACGACCACGTTGATAGGCTATAGGTGTAAAGGCAGTAATGTCATAGCCGAGTAGTACTAATCATCCGTATAGCTTGATGCAATGTTCTCTAGGGGGTGCAAACTCCCTAGGGACGGCCAAATGCTAAGTTTTGTTGTATAGTTTCAAATTATTTTTTATTTCTTAATCATGTCAAGATATTAGACAGCCGGTGCTATATAGTGATATAGTATGCAGTTGTAACGACTTAAGGTGGTTATAGCGACGGGGCTCACCTCTTCCCATTCCGAACAGAGCAGTTAAGCCCGTTAGCGCAGATGGTACTACTATTTGTGGGAGAGTATGTCGCCGCCTTGCTTTTTAAAACCCTTATCAGAGATTATCTGGTAAGGGTTTTTTATTTTATATGGTCAGCTCATCCCAGAGCCAATCGTAGTTCATATAAATACTGTCCTACCCCAATCTAAAAGAACATACATTTTACACCGCATAAAAAAACCTCGCTAAACTAGCGAGGTTTTTTATATTACCCGTAAACTAAAATCATCCTAGCTCGCCGGTAGATCGCCACTCCCCTTAGTGGGGAGATTGATGTGTTTAAAAATTGTTTTCAGAATTTTAATCAAAGATTGCTTTCATAACAATCATAATTCCACGAAAAATCAAAAATATAGCTGATAACATTGCTAAAATTCCTAGAATTAGAATTGGGATAAATAAAGGCTTATCTTGATTATGAAATGAACTAGAGACAACGATAGGGCCTATAAAAAGTAAGGGTAAAGATCCTGCGAGATGTTTAATTCCTTTGCTTAACAATTTTCTATCTGTATGTTTCATTTTGTTGAATCTAGTAATGCAAAAATAATTAAATACTCTACTTTTAGTAGCCTCTGTTCTTATTAAATTTTTCTTTTTTCGATATTAGAATTGAATTTATATAATACATCTAAACAAACTTTTAAACTAAATTAAGATTCCTTATTATCGTTTTTTATTTCGAAAATTAGAAGATATGCAACAATCCTCAGTATAGGTTGTATATAAATATAGTGAAGCTTATCGTATGATTAATCTTTAACTAAAGTCGGTTAATGGCAAACTTTTAATAATATTTTTTCTTTTAATCAGTGTTTATTTTTAATCAAAGAATAGTTTTCAATAAGCGAATGTCTGCTTGGATTGAGAAATGTTTTTTTTAAAAATTATTTGCTCATGGTAATATTTCTAGATCTTATAAAGATATAGAGATATTGATGAAACGAAAAGTATACTTCTGATCTGTGATTTCCCCGCTTAATCAAGCAATCTATTTTTTACTCGATAATCGAGATTTAGTGCTATGGGTTTGCCTCGTAATAATAAATAATTTTCTGAAGAATGTTTCATATGCTTGTCCTGGTTTCAAATTTTTTAGACCAAAACTTATTGTTGGAAGTTAGCGATTTTCTACTTCAGTTTAAATTCAGTTCTTTTCAAAGTAAACTTAAAAACGCTATTTAGCGAAATCTCATAGAATTCAATAAATATTATATCCAATTAGCTTTTAATTCCTATTTGTTTCTTTTGATTGAAATAAAATTGAAATAGTAATAGACTGCTAATAGCTAGAGCTGTAATTAAAATTATTCCTAGGGGGACTATGCTGTTGGAATGAAATAAGCTTACGACAAAGGAAGCTAAAGCTCCTAGTACCATTTTTAGACTACCAATTAGAGCAGATGCTCTTCCGGCTCTTTTACTAAATGGTTCGAGAGATAGAGCCGTAGTATTAGGGTTTTGAAAACCTAATAAAAATAAAATCAGAAAAATTATTATAAGGCTTGTGTAAAAATCTGGTCCTAGAATACCGTCTATCAAGAAGATTACTGACAATATGACTAAAATCACACTATTGAATAGCGTTATATTTAACGTGCTGAATTTCTTAAGAACTATGCGATTAATTTGACTTCCTAAAATAAGTCCGCCTGCATTTACTCCAAATAGAATTCCGAATTCACTTTGGCTAAGATCAAAAATATTCATGAATAATTTGGGTGCAGAAGAAATATATGCGAACATAGCACCTATAGCAAAACTACCGGCAAAAGCAAAATTTAGGAATTTTGAATGTGTTAGAATTTCATAATAGTTTTGTAAAACACTTTTGGGCGATAATTGTACTTTGTTATCTGGAGTAATACTTTCTGGTAAGAAACTGGAAACACTAATAAACATGAGTAATGCGAACGCTCCCATAAACATGAAAACAGCCGGCCAGCCATAGGATTGTATTATAAATCCACCTATTGTAGGAGCTATAATCGGTGCTCCTCCCATGATAAGCATTAGAACAGATATAGCTCCTGCTACTTCTTCTACTGGAAAAATATCTCTAACAATAGCTTTAGAAGCTACCATTCCTGCAGAAGCTCCTAATGCAAGGAAAAATCTGGCGATTATAAGTGAAGTTAAATTACCAGAAAAATAGCATGCTGCTGCTGCTAATATATATACAAGTAGGCCGATTTGTAAAGGACGCTTTCTGCCAAATTTGTCCATAATTGGGCCGTAAGCCATTTGTCCTAAAGAAATTCCTATAAAGTAGCTGGTAAGTGTTAATCCTACTTTGGATACTGTTATATTAAAATCTTCAGCTATATTTTCAAATCCTGGTAGATAAGAATCTATGGAAAAAGGTCCTAAGGCAATAAGAGTTCCTAAAACTACTAAAATTATATACTCTTTCTTTTTATTGCGTTCTCCGGGGGTATAATTCATCTTGCAAATTTCGGTAAGAAAATCTTTCTGTCATTAAGGAAAATTCGGTTTAACGAAAGATTAATACGCGATTCTAAATCGGATAAATTTGGAATTTACCGTAAAATAAAAGAGTCGGAATAATAATATTCCGACTCTCTTTTAACTTAAAATTTATTCAAAAATTAGTTTCCTAAAATTTGGTTTAGAGTTTCGCTAGGTAACATTGCATTACTAGTCTTTTCATCATTCATTTTATAGTAACCTCCGATATCTTGAGCAGATCCCTGAGCTTCTATAAGTTCTTCAAGAATTTTTTCTTCATTTTCTT encodes:
- a CDS encoding DUF6095 family protein, with amino-acid sequence MKHTDRKLLSKGIKHLAGSLPLLFIGPIVVSSSFHNQDKPLFIPILILGILAMLSAIFLIFRGIMIVMKAIFD
- a CDS encoding multidrug effflux MFS transporter, which produces MNYTPGERNKKKEYIILVVLGTLIALGPFSIDSYLPGFENIAEDFNITVSKVGLTLTSYFIGISLGQMAYGPIMDKFGRKRPLQIGLLVYILAAAACYFSGNLTSLIIARFFLALGASAGMVASKAIVRDIFPVEEVAGAISVLMLIMGGAPIIAPTIGGFIIQSYGWPAVFMFMGAFALLMFISVSSFLPESITPDNKVQLSPKSVLQNYYEILTHSKFLNFAFAGSFAIGAMFAYISSAPKLFMNIFDLSQSEFGILFGVNAGGLILGSQINRIVLKKFSTLNITLFNSVILVILSVIFLIDGILGPDFYTSLIIIFLILFLLGFQNPNTTALSLEPFSKRAGRASALIGSLKMVLGALASFVVSLFHSNSIVPLGIILITALAISSLLLFQFYFNQKKQIGIKS